One genomic window of Sphingopyxis sp. OPL5 includes the following:
- a CDS encoding TetR/AcrR family transcriptional regulator — MASKDNSVNIKSDGAKAAGTYHHGDLRAAVIAAGLKRLEAGDDGELGLRALARDVGVSATALYRHFPDKEALLDALAGEGLRRLGALQAQAWLKAGGGVAGFKATGATYVRFAHDEPALFRLSFTRQMPDRKDGEDDGGEVAYNLLRAGVGEALPGVKDPDVAALHAWALVHGLAMLILDRRIDWDEAMVAQVVGLTFGGVA, encoded by the coding sequence ATGGCGAGCAAAGATAACAGTGTCAACATAAAAAGCGACGGCGCGAAAGCGGCGGGCACCTATCATCATGGCGACCTGCGCGCGGCGGTGATCGCGGCGGGACTCAAGCGGCTGGAAGCCGGCGACGACGGCGAACTGGGGCTGCGCGCGTTGGCGCGCGACGTCGGGGTCAGCGCGACCGCGCTTTACCGCCATTTCCCCGACAAGGAGGCGCTGCTCGACGCGCTCGCGGGTGAGGGATTGCGGCGGCTCGGCGCGCTGCAGGCGCAGGCGTGGCTGAAGGCGGGCGGCGGGGTCGCGGGCTTCAAGGCGACCGGCGCCACCTATGTGCGGTTCGCGCACGACGAACCGGCGTTGTTCCGCCTGAGCTTCACGCGCCAGATGCCCGACCGCAAGGATGGCGAAGACGACGGCGGCGAAGTGGCGTATAATTTGCTCCGTGCCGGGGTCGGCGAGGCGCTGCCGGGGGTGAAGGACCCCGATGTTGCCGCGCTGCACGCCTGGGCGCTGGTCCACGGCCTCGCGATGCTGATCCTCGACCGCCGCATCGACTGGGACGAGGCGATGGTCGCACAGGTCGTCGGGCTGACCTTCGGCGGGGTGGCCTGA
- a CDS encoding sensor domain-containing diguanylate cyclase, producing MTRSMSPKVETLFWSLLTALGYFLLASLSLAATKGADNIAAVWPPSGYLLAMLLLAPAGARIGALVGMAGASVSANMLGGAPLSLSAAFTLANAVEGSVALWMINRRERGILSFMVPRSVGNFCIAALTASCASAGIATLLTGGGFDFFRSWLTTVGLGMLIVTPPIVMLARLAGAGALGNSNRAGTVEATAILTAAAAITTVCFSQAEFPVTFLPCVAVVAASYRLGPFGAAASVLIVTIVASWMTGHGLGPIANMDAAPTTIVLFLQFYLLTLLFTALPLAALLVVRQRLAKRLEQSNRWLLQAEAAALVGHWRVDLVRWTIQWSDQAYRIHGLEPDTPMTVQGSLDRYMPGDGDRMRATLEKAVADGTSFAFHGQIIRPDDEVRDIVSHGSIEMSRGGKPVGIFGTIQDVTETVENARMLEAARSDAEAAANTDALTGLPNRRHTLAFLESALVGARENGAPLAVAIFDIDHFKRINDIHGHGVGDAVIRRVAQRAKASLREEDMVGRYGGEEFVCVLQRSSAQAAELVAERVRQAVEALNGRADDDGPPATVSIGVAVYAGETGVEELLQRADDALYTAKREGRNRLRMAA from the coding sequence ATGACGCGGTCGATGTCCCCCAAGGTCGAGACGCTGTTCTGGTCGCTTTTGACGGCGCTGGGCTATTTCCTGCTCGCCAGCCTGTCGCTTGCCGCGACCAAGGGCGCTGATAATATCGCCGCTGTGTGGCCGCCGTCGGGCTATCTGCTCGCGATGCTGCTGCTGGCGCCGGCCGGCGCGCGGATCGGCGCCCTTGTCGGCATGGCGGGTGCGAGTGTCAGCGCCAATATGCTTGGCGGCGCCCCGCTGTCGCTGTCGGCCGCCTTCACCTTGGCCAATGCCGTCGAGGGTAGCGTCGCGCTGTGGATGATCAATCGCCGCGAGCGCGGCATATTGTCGTTCATGGTGCCGCGCTCGGTCGGCAATTTCTGTATCGCGGCGCTGACCGCCAGTTGCGCCAGCGCCGGTATCGCGACCTTGCTGACCGGTGGCGGTTTCGATTTTTTCCGGTCGTGGCTGACCACCGTCGGGCTGGGAATGCTGATCGTCACCCCGCCGATCGTCATGCTCGCGCGGCTTGCCGGAGCGGGCGCGCTCGGCAACAGCAATCGCGCCGGGACCGTCGAGGCGACCGCGATACTGACCGCGGCGGCGGCGATCACCACGGTCTGTTTTTCGCAGGCCGAATTCCCGGTCACCTTCCTGCCGTGCGTCGCGGTGGTCGCGGCTTCCTATCGTCTCGGCCCGTTCGGCGCCGCGGCCAGCGTGCTGATCGTCACGATCGTCGCGTCGTGGATGACCGGGCACGGGCTCGGCCCGATCGCCAACATGGACGCCGCGCCGACGACGATCGTCCTGTTCCTGCAATTCTATCTGCTGACCCTGTTGTTTACCGCGCTGCCGCTCGCGGCGCTGCTCGTGGTGCGGCAACGGCTGGCAAAACGGCTCGAGCAGAGCAACCGCTGGCTGCTCCAGGCCGAGGCGGCGGCGCTCGTCGGCCATTGGCGCGTCGACCTTGTCCGCTGGACGATCCAATGGTCGGATCAGGCCTATCGCATCCACGGGCTGGAACCCGACACCCCGATGACGGTTCAGGGCAGCCTCGACCGTTATATGCCCGGGGACGGCGACCGGATGCGCGCGACGCTGGAAAAGGCGGTCGCCGACGGCACATCCTTCGCATTCCATGGCCAGATCATCCGCCCCGACGACGAGGTGCGCGACATCGTGTCGCACGGCTCGATCGAAATGAGCCGTGGCGGCAAGCCGGTGGGCATCTTCGGCACGATCCAGGATGTGACCGAGACCGTGGAGAACGCCCGCATGCTCGAAGCGGCGCGAAGCGATGCCGAGGCCGCGGCGAACACCGACGCACTGACCGGATTGCCGAACCGCCGCCACACGCTCGCCTTCCTCGAGAGCGCGCTGGTCGGCGCGCGGGAGAATGGTGCGCCGCTGGCGGTCGCGATCTTCGACATCGACCATTTCAAGCGGATCAACGACATCCACGGCCATGGCGTCGGCGACGCGGTGATCCGCCGCGTCGCGCAGCGCGCCAAGGCGTCGCTGCGCGAAGAGGATATGGTCGGCCGTTATGGCGGCGAGGAATTCGTCTGCGTGCTGCAACGGTCGAGCGCGCAGGCCGCCGAATTGGTCGCCGAGCGGGTGCGGCAGGCGGTCGAGGCCTTGAACGGCCGCGCCGACGACGACGGTCCGCCGGCGACGGTCAGCATCGGCGTCGCGGTCTATGCCGGCGAGACCGGCGTCGAGGAACTGCTCCAGCGCGCCGATGACGCGCTCTACACCGCCAAGCGCGAAGGACGGAACCGGCTGCGCATGGCGGCTTGA